The following is a genomic window from Flavobacterium sp..
TATATAATTCAATCTATTTGCTGCAATTCCATTGTTTACCAAATAATTATAAATGGTTAACGCTCTAATTTTAGCTGTATCTTCAACATCTTTTCCTTTTTGACAACAAATATGACCTTGGATTTCGATTTTAAGTTTTGGATTAGCGCGCATTATTGCTAATAATTCTTCAAAAACAGGTTTAGATTCAGGCCTTAGAATTCCTGAACGATTATAAAAATAAAGGTTTTTTAAAACGAGTTTATCACCAACTTTTGCCTTTAAAAATTGATTCTCTAAACCATATGACACTACTTCTTCTTCAATTTTTACAAGAATCTCTTCAAAATAAATTTCAACTTTTCGGTTTAAAGCTAAATCAGAATTTTGTTCGAAATTTTCACCTTTACTCTCGATTACTAATTGTTTTTGATTGGTTACTTTTTCGATAATTCCGAATACAAAATTTGCTCTTTTCAATGCCAAAGTATCGTTATAACGATTTGAAGCACGATAATCGCAATACCCAATTACTTTGGTAAATTTTAGGTCTTTATTCTTTAAAAAATCATCCAATCTGTTTAACTCAGAAAGTTTTAATTGATGCGAATCGGTATCAAAATAGACCGTAAATTTAGATTGTCCAAAAGAAATAGAATTAATAGATAAAAAAAGGAAAAGTAGGTTTTTCATTGTATAAAATTTGGTTTACCGAAAATAGTAAAATATTGCGGATTGATTGTTTAAGTTGTACACTTTTTTTATATTTTTGGAATAAACAATTTAAATCGTTTTAATTGAAATGAAATTTGTTGTAATACTATTTTTATTTGGGCTCATTCTTTTAATTACCTTTTCAAAAAGAATAAAAGGTTTAGTTGGAGAAAAAACAATTTCATCTATTTTATTACTTTTAGACAAAACAGAATATAAAGTAATAAATAATATTGTTTTAAAATCAGGAGCAGTCACTACTCAAATAGACCATTTAA
Proteins encoded in this region:
- a CDS encoding OmpA family protein; translated protein: MKNLLFLFLSINSISFGQSKFTVYFDTDSHQLKLSELNRLDDFLKNKDLKFTKVIGYCDYRASNRYNDTLALKRANFVFGIIEKVTNQKQLVIESKGENFEQNSDLALNRKVEIYFEEILVKIEEEVVSYGLENQFLKAKVGDKLVLKNLYFYNRSGILRPESKPVFEELLAIMRANPKLKIEIQGHICCQKGKDVEDTAKIRALTIYNYLVNNGIAANRLNYISFGSTLPIHKIPEKTEEERNENRRVEIQIIEN